In the Triticum aestivum cultivar Chinese Spring chromosome 2B, IWGSC CS RefSeq v2.1, whole genome shotgun sequence genome, CTGTTATGCCCGATGACCAATAAAGAACAGGGGCGTACCCAGGTTCAGCTACCCGGGTGCCCAGGACAACAGGTGCAAGATTGTTTTCTTGGTACTTTTTGAGTATAGTATAGTGTGTGACACCACATTTTTGGATGGGAAATATGTGTGGTTTTGCACTGAGACACCGGGTCAATTTCTCTCTGGGTCCGCCCCTGATAAAGAACAACATTTGGAAGTAGTGCTTATTCTATCTGAACATGCTCTAAATTGTATATCATTTCATCAGCAAGGCAGTCTTGCACGAGACCTGCCCTAAAATGTTAACATGGTTTGCATGGAATGGTTGGCAAGCTATGAACAGTACTTCAGCAAAATCACACTTGAACAGTATCAACTTTAGTAACATTTGTGGGAAAAGAGCAAGTGTTCCATAGCTAACCTCGGTCCGTCCCGGCATAATAGGCTTCCCAGCCAGCAACTCGGCAAGGATACATCCGGCACTCCACAAGTCGACACCTACTCCATAATCCGTAGCACCCAACAGCAGCTCTGGCGGCCGGTACCACAGCGTCACCACACGACTGGTCATCGGTTGCTTATGGTTCGGGTCGAAGAAAGACGCCAGACCAAAGTCCCCAATCTTCAGCACACCGTCGTCATCCAAGAGTAGATTCGAGCCCTTGATGTCGCGGTGCAGCACTCCCTGGTTGTGGCAATGCTCCAACCCTGACAGCAGCTGATGCACATAGCACTTGACCTGCGGAGCACAAACACCTCGGTCAGACTCGACTAGCCACAGCAGACCACATTTTGAAGTGATAATTTGTCACTATGTGGCTGTTCCAGCTAAATGGGATCTTGACCTGGGGCAGAGTGAACTTGATGTCGGGGCTGGCGGCGAGGCCGGCGAGGTCGTGGACCATGTAGTCGAAGACGAGGTAGAGGCTGCAGGACATGCGGGAGGTGACGAGTCCGTAGAGCTTCATGACGTTGGGGTGGTCGAGGCGGCGGAGGATGAGGATCTCCCGGGCCATGAACCGCACGCTCTCGGGCTCCAGGTTGTCGAAGCGCACCTTCTTGAGCGCCACGATCTTGCCGCTCATCGAGTCCCGCGCCTTGTACACATTGCTGTACGTGCCTTGCCCGATCTGAAACACCAAATAACTCGCTCGTCagacaaaaaaaacacaaaattcCTCCGGCGGGCGCTGCTGGCGCGGCACGGATCACGGGGCTGGGGGGAGCTCGGAGATGGTGGGGGGACGGGAGGCGCACCttgtcgatcttctcgaaggtgtCGGCGCGGCGCGGGGTCCAGCCGTtgatggcctcgccggcgacggcgGAGAGCCAGGCGGgccagccggcggcgacctgctCCCCGCGCGCCTTGTTGGCGAAGCTGCCGCCGAGCCGCACCTCCGCGTGCGCGGGACCATGCCGCGATGACCGGGACCGCCGCTCCCGCTTCACCGGCGCGGCGACGGCCGTCTGCCCGTCCTTCTCGGCGGGCTGCCGCCcctcccccgccgcctccgccgcggcagcagcggcggcatcAGGGGCGGCCCCCTCCTGCTTCGGCTGGGGgttccggcggcgggcggcgtcggggctggGGGTGGAGGCGGCAGAGGGGCGGCCGTGCACGCAGCCCATGGGGACGGACGGGCGNNNNNNNNNNNNNNNNNNNNNNNNNNNNNNNNNNNNNNNNNNNNNNNNNNNNNNNNNNNNNNNNNNNNNNNNNNNNNNNNNNNNNNNNNNNNNNNNNNNNNNNNNNNNNNNNNNNNNNNNNNNNNNNNNNNNNNNNNNNNNNNNNNNNNNNNNNNNNNNNNNNNNNNNNNNNNNNNNNNNNNNNNNNNNNNNNNNNNNNNNNNNNNNNNNNNNNNNNNNNNNNNNNNNNNNNNNNNNNNNNNNNNNNNNNNNNNNNNNNNNNNNNNNNNNNNNNNNNNNNNNNNNNNNNNNNNNNNNNNNNNNNNNNNNNNNNNNNNNNNNNNNNNNNNNNNNNNNNNNNNNNNNNNNNNNNNNNNNNNNNNNNNNNNNNNNNNNNNNNNNNNNNNNNNNNNNNNNNNNNNNNNNNNNNNNNNNNNNNNNNNNNNNNNNNNNNNNNNNNNNNNNNNNNNNNNNNNNNNNNNNNNNNNNNNNNNNNNNNNNNNNNNNNNNNNNNNNNNNNNNNNNNNNNNNNNNNNNNNNNNNNNNNNNNNNNNNNNGGGCTCGCCGGGAGGCCGCGCGCGAtccaggggggaggggggcgccggggtcgaggggggtggggggtggtggtgggggtggggaGTAGTAAAGTTGGGGGCGCCTGGCTGCCTGCCTGCGAGTGAGGGGAACGGGAACGGAACGGAGCTGGTGGCGGTGGGGATGGAGGAGTGGAACCCAACCGGCTTTGGTTCTGGTTCTGGTTCTGGTTTTGACTCGGACGGGTCTGCTCCTGCACCTGCATCTCTCTGGATGGATGTTTCCTTGCGCCCGTGTCACGTTCCTGTCCTACAGAACCACCGTAGCCCACGCAGGACAGTTATATCAATAAAAAGAGGGAAATGCATCATAACAAAACAAGTTATTGACAAACAAAATGTAGCAATATTTGATTATTGGTTTGCGATTTTTTCTCTTATCGCGATTTTGTTTGTTACCGCCTTGGATCCTGATGGCATTTTTGTGATGTCGACGTGTCCTCGAAAAGGGTATGTCCACCAGTAATCGATGTGCGGACGGTTATATTTGTTTACATAGATGCGTAGTACATATATGTTATAAAAGTATGCTCATGATACGTCTTGTAGTTTATTTTCTTTATAGTTTGTCAAACCTAGAAACTTTTGCCTAATGTAAATTTCAAAAGGGCTTGCATGATAGGATCGGGCGCGGTGATTTTTTTAAGGCGTTGGTAAAATGACATTCGTAGTAGTGTACGCGAGGTGTGTGTACATCTGCGGTCGTAGACATCAACGTACAAGATAACTGCACACGTACCATTGGCCGTGAAAGGTCTCTCATCGAATGCGATGGCAAGTTTGGACTTAGTCGTTGTAGGTTGTGTGCATGGAACAGCCGTATTTTCTTATGAATAAGCTGTGTGACGGTGGTACGGTAGAGATGATGACACATTGTAAATTTATGTTTTGGGGAAGACATCTTTGCGTCGAAAGGTCTGGAATTTTTTTCTCATGTAAATTTCCCTCCAGGCCCACTTAATGAAATCATAACCATGTTAAATATATTCATGGGATGATTACTTGCTCCTTTTTTGGATTTTTGCTTCTCCTTTTAAGGTGCATGTGGCATCACAATTAGGGAGGTATCGCCAGAATAGAGGGAGGGCGATTCCAAGGCGGCGCGGNNNNNNNNNNNNNNNNNNNNNNNNNNNNNN is a window encoding:
- the LOC123043797 gene encoding probable serine/threonine-protein kinase At1g54610 → MGCVHGRPSAASTPSPDAARRRNPQPKQEGAAPDAAAAAAAEAAGEGRQPAEKDGQTAVAAPVKRERRSRSSRHGPAHAEVRLGGSFANKARGEQVAAGWPAWLSAVAGEAINGWTPRRADTFEKIDKIGQGTYSNVYKARDSMSGKIVALKKVRFDNLEPESVRFMAREILILRRLDHPNVMKLYGLVTSRMSCSLYLVFDYMVHDLAGLAASPDIKFTLPQVKCYVHQLLSGLEHCHNQGVLHRDIKGSNLLLDDDGVLKIGDFGLASFFDPNHKQPMTSRVVTLWYRPPELLLGATDYGVGVDLWSAGCILAELLAGKPIMPGRTEVEQLHKIFKLCGSPAEEYWKKSKLPHATIFKPQQPYKRRIAETFKDFPQSALRLIETLLSIDPADRLTATDALNSDFFKTEPRACDPSSLPQYPPSKEMDAKRRDEEARRLRAAGSRPNGDGARKTRTRDRPRAVPAPEANAELQANIDKRRLITHANAKSKSEKFPPPHQDGALGYPLGCSNHMEPTFEPPDPSSFSTVFPYDKTAVPTWSGPLVDPPGGNQKRKHKSGRSSKQPSTARAR